Below is a window of Paremcibacter congregatus DNA.
GAATGGCGGACAGAGGATTTAGGGCCACTTCGGATATGGCGCTGAAAATATCATCAATCTTGCCCGATAGAGACTTATTCTGATCCGGCCGTCCCAGCAGGGATTGTATCCGGCTATGATAGGCGCTCTCGACCTCATAGCGGGAGAAATCGGCATTCGCATCATAAGAAGCCTTGACCAGGAATTTATCCACTATTCTATCAATGCCAGATATTTTAACACCGCCAACCGCCGTGCCATTGATAATCGCTTCCTGACGCACAACCTGCCGGGCATACCCTGGTGTATTGACATTCGCCACATTGTTGGACGTCACCCTCAACGCCGCCTGGTTGGTGAACAGTCCTGTCAAAGAATTATTTATAATGGAATTAATGGACATAAGCTTCCTTTCTGGAAATCAAACCGGCGCGGCCCACAGAGGCGTGCATATGAATAGGCAAAGCTTGCCCAACAGGGATTTTTTGCCCCCGCTTTTCGCCCTTAGACCGCTGCATCTGATAAAGACTTTCCATCTTTGGATCCTTGTAATACTTTGAACTAAATAGATAAAAACATTATCTTGGCGCCACCCCTTCAAAAACACATAGGCCGTATTACGGGGATGGCACCCTTATCCTTGCAATTTCAAGGCCAACTCTGAAAACACGCTTTTCCACACGCCTATCCTGATCTCACCGGATTTTGCCGTGCAGCAAATTTTACCTAAAATGAACAGGAACTTTTTACCTTACTCCCCATAAACAAAGGAGAGATGAAAAAATATTCCGCTTGAAAAACAATGAGTTATTCCCATCCACAAAAAGTGGCCCGTTACTTGCTTAGGTATTCGGTGAAGTCGTTCGTTTAATAAATATGGAAAATTATGACCACCAGTTTTGACATATTCACCTCATCTCTTCCGACTGCCGGATCTGGCGGCGCGAAGACAGATGCATCTTCACGGGCAGAAAAAAATCCGGTGGCCGCTTCCTCTCCTGACACCACACCTCCAACGCGCGCCCCAGAGGTCAAGGAGAGTTTTAAGGACCATATGGTTCGAGAGAGCCACCGCGCCAACCAACCTGATGGCACCCCACGGAAAACGGAAGGCAACAGTCAGGAACCTCGCCAGAAAGATCAGAAGATCGCCGCGCCCTCATCTGAAACAAAACCTGATAAAACAAAATCTGCCAACACATCACAGGAAAATAATGGTGACGGCTCAGAAATAACAAAACCAACCGATGCATCTACACAAGATCCACAGAAACCACGGGACGACCACGCCCAACATAGCCCAGACCTCGACGGGCAAGATGGGATCAACACACAAGACAAAGCAACCGGTCAGACAACGGACTATAGCGCGGTCAATATTCCGTTAAGTGAAACACGGGCCAACGGAGCACCCGCCACCGATCCCCTGGCTCCCTCCCCAGGTTCAGATCCTGTTGGCCCCAGTGACATCCCGGATCAAGGCGATCAGGATTACACTGGTAATCTTTTTGACAAATCGAGCAGCCCGGATAAAATATTCGCCACCGAAACACCGCTTGATATTGCTCCCCAGGTTCAGGAGAACACTGGTCCGTCACAAGACGTCTCATCCGAAAAACTTGCCGAACAACCGACAGGCCAAAAAACGCTCCCCGTTGACGAGTTCACCACCAAAGTTGAGCGCCCTGCAGTTCCCGCCACAACACAAGAACCGGCCTCAACACAAGATAATGCACATCCAACGGCGGATGAAGACACCCTTCCAACAGAAGCCGGGAAAGTTGGCAATACTACTGACGCCGCTGAACCTGAAATCAGTGCCGCTCCCAAGACCACTGCGGCTGCTGCAACAACAGCCCCTATTATCACGCCTGAGGTTCCGGCCGGAAACGCTGATTCAAAGAGTGTAAATGCGGCTCCAGAGACATCATCTGTTGCAACGGCAGCACAAGCCGCCACACAAACACCCCTGACATCCACCGCAGCCCAACAGATACCGCAAAAAGAAATTAACGGCAAAGGTGAGGCCAGTGACACTCAAAAGACCGGAGCCAGAGACAATACCGTAACAGGAACCGGCGGATCGCAATCCGCAGCCGCCTCTGCCCAACCCTCCTCGGATCAATCTTCTCAACAGAATTCAACAGGAGAAAACACCTCTCCCGCCGCGGGCGTCGGTAAATCTACCACCCAGGGCGGGGCCGATATGACGGCCCCCAAGGTTCCTTTTGCGACAGACCTTACCCAGGCATTAACACCGGAAACAAAGCCCTTACAGTCCGGCACACCGCAGCAGCACTTGACCGGTCTTTTATCCGTTCAGGAAGTAGGACAGCCAGGCAGCCTTACACCGGGTCACGTGAAATCCGCGGCGCATCACCCGATGCCAAATTCCCCGGCAGAACAGATCAAGTTAGCCATTTCAAGACAGGCAAGTCTGGGACAGAACAGTTTCAGGTTAAGCTTGAAACCGGCAGAACTTGGCCAGGTTGATATTAAAATGGATTTCCAGGCTGATGGAAGAATGACCACAACAATCACCGTCGACAACGAGAAGACCCTGAACATGCTCCAGAAAGACCAAAGCGGTCTGGAAAGGGCGTTAAACAATGCCGGTTTTGATGCCAGTGGCAACAATCTGAATTTCACCCTGAAAAAACAACAGCAGGATCATATGGAAAAGCAACTGTCCCAAACGAATTTAGACGGGACAGGGGAAACTGATGAGGGCGTGGACATCAATCTCGCCAATAGCGTCATCAGCCAGCAACAACTGAAAATGGCATATTCCAAAAATGCCCTCGATATTAATATTTAAGACTGAACACACTCTTTTATAAGGATACTTCATCATGGAAGTAACAGCAGCAGCAGGGGCAAATTCCGAAGCCTCGAAAAGTTCGACCAAGCTCGCCGACGATTTTGATAATTTCCTGGCCTTGCTGACCACTCAGTTACAATTTCAGGACCCGCTAGACCCCATGGATTCAAGCCAGTTTACCGAACAGCTGGTCTCCTTCACGCAAGTGGAACAGTCTATCGCCACCAATAAAAACCTGGAAAACCTGATCAGCCAAACCCAAACAGCCGCCATATCAGATGCGGTCAACTATCTCGGCACTGAAATCACGGTGGAAACGGACCGAGCCGGACTGCGGGATGGTAAAGCGAAATGGGAATATGGCCTTCAAAGCAATTCTGATGAAACCAAAATCATTGTGCAGGATTCCAAGGGCAAGGTGGTTTACGAAGGTATTGGCGAAAACAAAGCCGGCTTGCATGAATTTATCTGGGACGCCCCGGAAGGTACGCCAGATGGCATTTACAAACTATCGCTGCAGGCCGAGAGCGCCAATGGGTCGGAAGTTCAAACCGCCATATATTCCAAGGGCGTTGTAGAAAGCATCGAAACCTTGAATGGTCAGGCTCATTTGTCCGTCAACGGCATCCTGACACCAACAACAGAAATACAGGCTGTTAATACAGTCAAAAAACCAGATCCTGACGCAGAAGACGCCAGCTAGTTGCGTAAAGCGCATTCTATTTAAGAATTAACCACCCGACCCATCTGGTCGGCAAACAGAAGGAGTATCGACATGAGTCTTTACGCATCACTTTTCTCAGGGGTATCTGGACTGGGCGCATATAGTTCCGCGCTAGGCATGATTTCGGATAATATCGCTAACCTGAATACCGTTGGCTATAAAGAAACCCGCGCCAGTTTCTCAACCCTGGTGACGGAATCTCGGTCCTCCACCTCCTATTCCCCAGGGGGCGTCCAAGCCTTGCCGCAGAATCTGATCAGTCGTCAGGGCCTGTTACAATCCTCCACCTCCGCAACCGATCTGAGTATTGACGGTGCCGGTTTCTTTGTCGTCTCTACCCGCGGTGAATCCGTGAATGCCAATTCTGAGATCAGCTTCACGCGTGCCGGGTCGTTTAACCCGGATTCTGAAGGCTTCCTGAAGAATACTGCCGGGCTTTACCTGATGGGTGTGCCATTGATTTCTGGTACAGTTAAACCGGAAAGCCCCCAACTCGCTGATCTGCAACCTATTAACGTGTCGGACTTAACCAGTACAGCCGAAGCCTCGACCAACGTGACCTTGCGCGCCAACCTGCAGTCCTCACAGGCGATAAATGCCGCCATGGGAACATATGACCCTTCCGTTAAGGCAACCTCTATGTCAGGTTATGCCGAAGATGTTGCCGCCGGCGTAGCGGTTCCCGTCGGCATCAAACCAGACTTTCAAACCAATATTGAGGTTTTTGACGCCCGGGGTGGCGTTCACACCGTGACCGTCGCCGCACTCAGAAGCGCCGATAATGTCTGGGAAGTAGAAATGTATGTTGACCCTCCAACTGACATTGTACCAACAGTCGGAACAACCGGACAGATTGCCGCCGGGACTGTTACATTTAATGGGGACGGCACACTCAATGTCCCCGGTACGACCGCCTCACTTCTGGCCGCCGTTAACGTCCCTTGGTCAGGTGGTGCAAATGCGGGCTCGCTGACTTTTGATCTCGGCACCAATGGCCTCAGCGACGGTCTGACTCAATTTGCCGGCGAATCAACCATCATCTCCTCCTCTGCCAATGGCGCGACCTTCGGGAATGTGATCGGGGTGAATATCGATAAGGACGGCATTGTCAGTGCCCTGTTTAGTAATGGCTTGGCAAAGAACGTCTATCAACTGCCCATCTCCACCTTCCAGAACCCGGATGGGCTGACCCGTCGTCAAGGAAACTCCTATACCGTTTCTGATCAATCCGGGAGCTCTATCCTGAAATATGCCGGGGTTGGCGGCGCAGGTTTTGTGGCCCCACAGACCTTGGAAGCCTCTACCGTCGACCTGGCCGGGGAATTTACAAACCTGATTACCATTCAGCGGGCTTTCTCGGCCAGTACGAAAATTATCACCACGGCCGATGAAATGCTGACAGAGTTGAACAACATTAAACGTTAATAATTCAATCACTTAAGATAATAAGCCGCCGGTGTTTCATCGGCGGCTTATTGTGTTTTCATCGGTTGAAATCGAAATAGGTCCAACTTTATTCTAATATTTAGACCAAATTAACCTCGTTCCTTAGGTCTTTTTTAAAGCCTTTTACGTATTCTGACCCCTATGTATAAAAGTTACCGGAGATAAGTACATAATGAGTAGAATACAAAATGTGTCTGCCGCACCCGTTTTGGGGCCGACAGGAGAACCTCTTACACTTGAGGATCTCCCGCCTCCAAACACCAAGCGATGGGTTGTTCGCCGCAAAGCAGAAGTGGTTGCTGCTGTACGGGGCGGCCTGCTCTCGCTGGAAGATGCCTGTAAGAAATATACCTTGTCCGTCGAAGAATTTTTGTCCTGGCAACGCGCCATTGACAAGGATGGCTTACTTGGACTTCGGGTAACGCGCGTGCAGGATTATCGTGATAACTCTTTAAGCGGATACGATAACTAATCAGGCTAAAATCAGTCGTTTATCAAATTATTTTATTAAATTAACCATGAGAAGGTGATTCTCATGGTTAATTTTTTTGTCTGGTGTTCATTTCGAGCCTTTTTTGACAATATACACTATATATAGTATTTTTATTGAGACACCACACTAGCATTGGGAGGCGCTAAAACCCTCATCTTTTTGCTTGTCAATATATTTTTAAACCTCAGTAGGCAAAAATTGCCTACCATTAACCTCCTGTTTACTTAATAATTAGTAAACTGAATTTGATGATCATATTCGACGAGATCAACAATCAAAGTTACGAGTAGAGTTATAGAAGACTATATTAAAAGTATATTTTAGGGAACGTCATTGTGAATGGTTTAGCCGAATTCTTCAAAACACTAGGACCCGCCCGTCTGGCCGCCATGGCCACGGTTGCCGCTATTACCATCGGGTTCTTTATTTTTCTGTCTATCCGTCTGTCCACCCCCACAATGTCTTTACTGTTCAGCGGACTGGATCTCTCCGATTCCTCTAAAATCGTCCAGACACTGGAAGCCCAGGCTATTCCTTACGAACTGGTGGGCGACGGCAGCACCATTCTGGTCCCCGACGATCAGGTCAATCGCATCCGCATCGCCGTTGCCGAACAAGGCTTAACCAGCGGGGGTTCCGTCGGCAATGAAATCTTTGACCGCGGCGATTCTCTCGGCGCCACAAGTTTTGTCCAGAACATCAACCGGTTACGTGCTCTGGAAGGTGAACTCGCCCGCACAATTCAGTCCATTGATAAAGTCACCAGCGCCCGCATCCATCTGGTGATGCCGGAACGCCGCCTGTTCAGTAATGAAAATCGCGAAGCCACCGCCAGTATCTTTATCAAGACATCCTCCGGCCGCCTGCCCCGCAATCAAATCATGGCCATTCAGAATCTGGTCGCCGCTGCGGTGCCTGACCTGCAGCCGGAACGCATTTCAATTGTCGACCAGAAAGGCTCTCTCCTCGCCCGGGGCTCTTCCGAAGATGTGACATCATTGCTGGCCCTGTCGCTGGAAGAAAAGAAAATATCCATGGAGAGTCGTCTGCGTGGTCAGATCGAAACCCTGTTGGAGAAAACCGTGGGCCTGGGCAATGTGCGCGCCGAAGTCAGCGCCGAACTTGATTTGAACCGCATCACCAGCAATACCGAAGAATATGACCCCGACAGCCAGGTCGCCCGTTCAGAAAACACCAGCGAACAAATCAGCACCAATCAGGAAAATGCAGAGGCGGAAAGCGTATCCGTCGCCAACAACCTGCCGGACCAGACAGAAACCCAGCAAGAACCCGGGGTCAAGTCCCAGACCAATGACAGCACGACAACATCAACGGTCAACTATGAAATCTCCAAAACCATCCGCACCCAGATTCACGAGGCGGGAACCATCAAGAAAATTTCGGTTGCCGTTCTGGTTGATGGCACCTATCAGGATGCCGGTGACGGCAGCGCCCCTGCCTATCAAGCCCGCAGCCAGGCCGACCTCGACAATCTGAAACAACTGGTGGAATCAACCATTGGCTTTGACGCCGAACGGGGCGATACCGTTGATATCGTCAATATGCAGTTTGCCGCAGTTGATTATGGCGAGGCGGCAGCGGAAGAAAGCCTGTTTGACTTCAGCAAAGCCGACATCATGCGCTTTATAGAACTTGGAGGGCTGATGCTGATCGGAATTCTGGTTATTTTCTTCGCCCTGCGCCCCCTGATCAAATTCCTCACCGCACCACCGGTGACTTATGTACCAAACCCAGCCCTTGAAGGCGGCGCCCAGGGACAACTGCCACCGGGCCAGGCCCAACAGCAGGCCGCATTGTCCGCGCCGGCCAATGAACCGATTTCTCTTCTTGATGATGATGGGAAACAATTGCCTTCCCGTGAGGTTGCCAAACGCGCCGGTATAGATTCGGCCATTGATGTCGCCGCGGTTGAAGGAAAAATACAAGCCACTGCCCTGAAGAAAGTCGGGGAACTCGTTGAACGTCATCCGGAAGAATCCGTTGCTGTCGTTCGCGGTTGGTTATACGGATAACATAAAATATGTCTGCAGGAAAAATAGACCGAATTTCTGACCTGTCCAGTGCGGATAAGGCAGCCGCTCTGATGCTGGCGCTCGGCGACGAGAACGGCGCGATAATATGGAATCTTCTTGATGATGAAGAAGTCAAGGAACTGTCCCTGGCCATGTCGTCTCTTGGAGCAGTTGATTCAAAAGTCATTGAAGAACTATTCCTTGATTTCGCCAATGGCGTATCCTCCGTCGGTTCCCTGACCGGGAATTTCGACAATACAGAACGGTTACTGGTGAAAATGTTGCCCGGCGACCGGGTCAGCCAGATCATGGAAGAAATTCGCGGCCCCGCCGGTCGAACCATGTGGGACAAACTCGGCAATGTAAATGAAGTTGTCCTCGCCACATATCTGAAAAATGAATACCCCCAGACTGTTTCGGTTGTTCTGTCGAAAATCAAGCCCGAGCATGCAGCCAATGTGTTGAGCGTACTGCCGGATGATTTCGCCATGGAAGTGGTTTCGCGCATGTTGCGGATGGAACCGGTGCAAAAGGATATTCTCGACAAGGTTGAACAAACCCTGCGCACGGAATTCATGAACAACCTGGCTAAAACAAGCCGCAAGGACAGCCATGAAACCATCGCTGAAATCTTCAATTATCTTGACCGCGCCTCCGAAACCCGCTTTCTGACTTCCCTCGAAGACAAAAACCGCGAAAGCGCCGAAAAAGTCCGGGCCCTGATGTTTACCTTTGAAGACCTGCAAAATCTTGACGCCACTGGCGTCCAGACCCTGCTGCGCGGTGTCGACAAGGATCGCCTCGGCCTGGCAATGAAAGGCGGTTCCGACAAGGTCCGCGACATGTTCTTCAGCAATATGTCCGAACGGGCCGCGAAAATCCTCAAGGAAGATATGGAAGCCATGGGCCCGGTTCGCCTGAAGGATGTTGACGAAGCCCAGATGGAAGTGGTCAATGTCGCCAAAGATCTGGCCGACAGCGGCGAAATTGTTCTCAATGATTCAAAGAGTGATGATGAACTGATTTATTAAACACCCATGATCAAGCCCCGGCCCTCTCACCCCGGGAAATAACACCGACGTGTAGGATATAAATGAATGAGTGCAGTACGATTTACATTCGATGAAGATTTCGAGGACTCCAGCGGCGGCACGATGAGCCGCAGCAAAATCGACGACATCAGAGCCGCAGCCTATGCAGAGGGCGTCGCCGCCGGTCAGACGGAAGTCCTGACCAGTCTTGAACAGAGTTGCGAATCCCTGCTGCACAACATCCTCACCGCCAGTCAAAACCTGCAGGAGCGGCAGGCAGAACAAGTCTCCCTGATGCATAAGGAAGCCGCAAAGCTCGCCTACGCCATCATCGAAAAACTCGCGCCGGCTCTGGTCAGACACACCCCGCTGGACGAAATCGAACTGCTGGTGACACAATGCCTGAAAAACAGCCCTCTCCACCCCCGGCTTGTGGTGCGGGTTGACGACAGCATTCTGCCTCTGTTGGAAGAAAAATTGGAAAAAATACGGCAGACCAACAGCTATCAGGGGGAAATCATTTTAATCAGCGAAACCATGGCCCACCCCAGCGATTGTCGGGTTGAATGGGCAAATGGCGGGGCGGAACGCGATTTTAACAGCCTTCTCGCCACCATCGAAGGAACCGTAAAACTGTTTATCGAAGCGCCGGAATCAGGACCGCACCACGAAACCAGTACTATTGACCCTCTAACCGGAACCCTGTCTGAAACCATAAACTCAGAATAATTCCAAAGAGAAAAGCAGCATTTGCCGGAAAAGAATACAATGAAAGCTTTCAGGACGAGACAATTCAAGGTAACTATGGTTAACATCACCGGTCATGGAAGAGAAAATTTATGCCTTCTAATGACTTATGACAAGAAAATATTAAGGGCTTGCAGATAATGTCTGATACAGAAAATATGGATTGGCAAGAATTGGACCAAGGGAACGGCACAACTGATCCCCAAAACTCTGGTGACGGTGCCGAAGGTGAACTGGAAGGCTCCGGTGACCTTGAAGCCGTTTTCGATGTTCCGGTAAAGGTTTCCGCCGTTCTGGGGATTACCAATCTTACCGTCAGCCAGTTGTTGAAACTGGGGTCCGGGTCCGTTGTTGAACTGGACCGGAAAGTCGGCGAAGCCATCGATATTTACGTCAATAACAGGCTTGTTGCCCGCGGTGAAGTGGTATTGCTCGAAGAAAAACTGGGAATTACCATGACAGAGATCATCAAGGGCAACGAATAAAACGGGCTTTAAGTACGGGAATAGAAAAGTGATAACACTTCTAGGTATCGTCGTTGGATTTGCATTGATTATTTCTGCCATGATTTATGGCGGGTCGCCGCTGGATTTTTTAAACCCACCGTCGTTGTTAATTGTTTTCGGGGGCACCATTGCCATTACCGCTGTAAGTTTTTCCCTGAAAGACTTAAAGCAAATCCCGGCCGCGCTATGGCGCTTAATGGCTTACACCACACACAACCCGCAAGAGGTGGGGGTGACCATGATCCAGATCTCGGAAAAAGCCAGAGGCGGCGGTGTCATTGCCCTTGAAAAAATCAGCAAGAGCTTCAGTAATGAGCCTTTCCTTAAAAAAGGTCTCGACCTCACCGTCGATGGTGCAAGCCCGGACGATATTGAGCAAATTCTCAAGCAAGAAATTTACTCTACCGCGTCTATTCAGTCCAAAAGCGTCGACCTTCTCCGCCGTTCGGCCGAAGTCGCCCCGGCTATGGGGCTGATCGGAACGCTGGTCGGGCTGGTCCAGATGCTCGGCAACCTCAGCGACCCAAGCACCATCGGCCCGGCAATGGCCGTGGCGCTTCTCACGACTTTTTATGGCGCTATTCTCGCCCATATGGTGCTTGTCCCTCTGGCCACCAAGGCAGAGCGCAATTCCCATAATGAATCGACTCTCAATCTGCTGTATCTCACCGGCATCCTGTCCATCGGACGGGAAGAAAACCCCAGACGTCTGGAAATGCAACTCAATGCCATGCTGCCCCAGACCAACCGGATCAGCTATTATGACTAACAGGACGGAAACACAATAATGCGGTTAATTATCGTTGGTTCACTTGAGGGACAACTCTCGGCAGCGTCACAGATCGCCCTGAATAACGGGGCGAAGGTCATCCACGCCCCCGATGAGGCGACAGCCCTGAATCTGATCCGGACCAAAGGTGCCGACCTGTTGATGATTGATGTTAAGTGCGATATCCGGGGCTTGCTCGCACAATTGGAATCCGAACATATTACCACCCCGGCGGTTGCCTGCGGTGTGGGGTCGACATCAGACGACGCCGTTGCCGCCATCCGGGCTGGCGCCAAGGAATATATCCCCCTGCCCCCGGACCCGGACCTGATCGCGGCTGTCCTCACTGCCATTTCTGATGACGAACATGAATTTATCTATCGCGACCGCAATATGATCCAGGTGGTCAAGCTTGCCGAACAGGTAGCCGCCAGTGAAGCCAGCATCATGATTACCGGTGACAGCGGCACAGGGAAAGAGGTCATGGCCCGCCATGTCCACAGCAAAAGCCGCCGCAAAGCCAAGCCTTTTATCGCCGTGAATTGCGCCGCCATTCCGGAAAACCTCCTGGAAAGCGAGTTATTCGGCCATGAGAAAGGCGCCTTCACAGGTGCCGTCGCCCGCCGGATCGGTAAATTCGAAGAGGCAAACGGCGGCACTCTCCTGCTTGACGAAATCAGCGAGATGGATGTTCGTTTACAGGCAAAACTCCTACGCGTCGTGCAGGAACGCGAAGTAGACCGGGTCGGTGGCAGCGGTGCCGTAAAAGTCGATATCCGCATCATCGCCACCACCAACCGGAATCTTCAGGAAGAAGTCAAACTCGGCAATTTCCGGGAAGACCTGCTGTTTCGCCTGAATGTGGTGAACCTCAATATTCCCTCTTTGCGCAACCGGCCGGAAGACACCCGCGCCCTGTGTAAGCATTTCGCCCGTAAATATGCCGAATTTAACGCCTTGCCACTGAAAAACGTTTCCGACAGCGCCATGAAAGTACTGATCAATCATAACTGGCCAGGCAACGTACGCGAACTCGAAAACACGATCCACCGCGCGGTCCTTCTGACGACCGGCAATGAGATCGGCGCGTCTGACATCGTACTTCCCGATGGGCGGCCTCATATAGAAATTCAGTCCGGCTCCTCTCATCAGGCGGATAATACCCCTGAAGGAACAGAACCTCTGGCTGCGATTTCCCTGATAGGACGCACGGTAGCGGATGTGGAAAAGGATCTGATTATCGATACGCTGAAACATTGTCTCGGCAACCGGACACACGCGGCGAACATTCTGGGCATATCCATTCGTACATTGCGTAACAAGTTAAATATCTATATGTCGGATGGCGTCAATGTACCCGGTCCCGGGACAACGCCTCCCCAATCAGGGTATTGAAAAGCCCTGATATAGAAAACATTGTGAATTTTAACGTCACAATAACGAGAAGATTTCGCTGAATATGAGTGATACGGCCACAAACCACGGTATACAGAAAAAAGGTATTATGGGGCAATTAGCCCATCGCTCCGACGTCATTATGGCATTCGGCGTTGTGTTGATCCTGACCATTCTTTTCCTGCCCTTGCCTTCATGGCTGCTCGATATTTCCCTGGCGATTTCTTTCACCTTTTCCATCATGGTGTTGATGACATGCCTGTTTATCCAGACCCCGTTGGAATTTAACAGTTTTCCTGCCGTTCTCCTGCTCTCGACCATGTTGAGGCTGGCGCTTAATGTGGCCTCCACCCGCCTGATCTTATCAGATGGCCATACCGGCCCCTCGGCGGCGGGACATGTGATTGAGGCCTTTGGTAAGTTTGTGATGGGCGGAAATTTCGTCATCGGGATCATTGTATTCTCCGTCCTGCTGATTGTGAATTTCATGGTGATCACCAAAGGGTCCGGCCGTATCGCAGAAGTCGCGGCCCGTTTCAGTCTTGATGCCATGCCCGGTAAACAGATGGCCATTGACGCCGATCTGTCTTCCGGTTTGATCGACGAAAATGATGCCCGCACGCGCCGCAAAAACCTGGAAGATGAAAGCACCTTCTTCGGGTCCATGGACGGGGCGGCAAAATATGTACGGGGCGATGCCATCGCCGGCCTTCTGATCACCTTTATCAATATCATAGCCGGTATGATCATCGGGGTGGCTCAGAATGACATGAGTTTCACCCAAGCCGCCAACACCTATACCCTGCTCACCGTCGGAGATGGTTTGGTGAGCCAGATCCCGGCCTTGATCGTCTCGACCGCAGCCGGTCTTCTGGTCACCAAGGCTGGCCTGACCGGACGTACCGACCAGGCGCTGTTCAGGCAAATGGGTAGTTATCCCACCGCGCTTGCCGTTAGCGCCAGCCTGTTGTTTGTCCTGTCCTTGCTGCCGGGCATTCCCTTTCTGCCTTTCGCCGTCCTGTCCGCCATGATCGGCGGCACGGCCATCGCCCTGACCCGCCAGAAAGCTGAAGATGCCGAAGCCAAATTACGGGCAGAAGAAGAAGGTGAACAACAGATCGAACACGTCGAGGAGCCCATCACCACGGCCCTGACCATTGACCCGATCCGGCTGGAACTTGGCTATGGCCTTCTGCCTTTGATCAATGATGATACCGGCATCCGCCTGACCGATCAGATCAAGGCCCTGCGCCGCCAGATGGCCACAGATATGGGCTTTGTCATGCCGTCGGTGCGTATTTTGGACAATATGCAGCTGCCCGCCAATCAGTATGTCATCCGCCTGAAGGAAACCGACGCCGGCAGCGGCGATATCCGCCCGAACATGTTGCTGGTGATGGACCCCCGGGGTGAACCCGTCGCCCTGCCTGGTGAAGAAACCCTCGAACCCGCCTTTAAACTACCGGCAACCTGGGTGGAAAAAAGCCTGAAAGAGGAAGCGTCCTTCCGCGGGTACACTGTCGTTGATGCCGCCACCGTCATTACCACCCATATCACCGAAGTGATCAAGGATAATATGCCGGAACTTCTGTCCTATGCCGAGGTCAAGAAACTTCTGGATGACCTTGCGTCCGAACATCAGAAACTGATCGCCGACCTGATCCCAACCCTGATCACCCAGAGCGGCCTGCAGC
It encodes the following:
- a CDS encoding flagellar hook-length control protein FliK, with protein sequence MTTSFDIFTSSLPTAGSGGAKTDASSRAEKNPVAASSPDTTPPTRAPEVKESFKDHMVRESHRANQPDGTPRKTEGNSQEPRQKDQKIAAPSSETKPDKTKSANTSQENNGDGSEITKPTDASTQDPQKPRDDHAQHSPDLDGQDGINTQDKATGQTTDYSAVNIPLSETRANGAPATDPLAPSPGSDPVGPSDIPDQGDQDYTGNLFDKSSSPDKIFATETPLDIAPQVQENTGPSQDVSSEKLAEQPTGQKTLPVDEFTTKVERPAVPATTQEPASTQDNAHPTADEDTLPTEAGKVGNTTDAAEPEISAAPKTTAAAATTAPIITPEVPAGNADSKSVNAAPETSSVATAAQAATQTPLTSTAAQQIPQKEINGKGEASDTQKTGARDNTVTGTGGSQSAAASAQPSSDQSSQQNSTGENTSPAAGVGKSTTQGGADMTAPKVPFATDLTQALTPETKPLQSGTPQQHLTGLLSVQEVGQPGSLTPGHVKSAAHHPMPNSPAEQIKLAISRQASLGQNSFRLSLKPAELGQVDIKMDFQADGRMTTTITVDNEKTLNMLQKDQSGLERALNNAGFDASGNNLNFTLKKQQQDHMEKQLSQTNLDGTGETDEGVDINLANSVISQQQLKMAYSKNALDINI
- a CDS encoding flagellar hook assembly protein FlgD translates to MEVTAAAGANSEASKSSTKLADDFDNFLALLTTQLQFQDPLDPMDSSQFTEQLVSFTQVEQSIATNKNLENLISQTQTAAISDAVNYLGTEITVETDRAGLRDGKAKWEYGLQSNSDETKIIVQDSKGKVVYEGIGENKAGLHEFIWDAPEGTPDGIYKLSLQAESANGSEVQTAIYSKGVVESIETLNGQAHLSVNGILTPTTEIQAVNTVKKPDPDAEDAS
- a CDS encoding flagellar hook protein FlgE; its protein translation is MSLYASLFSGVSGLGAYSSALGMISDNIANLNTVGYKETRASFSTLVTESRSSTSYSPGGVQALPQNLISRQGLLQSSTSATDLSIDGAGFFVVSTRGESVNANSEISFTRAGSFNPDSEGFLKNTAGLYLMGVPLISGTVKPESPQLADLQPINVSDLTSTAEASTNVTLRANLQSSQAINAAMGTYDPSVKATSMSGYAEDVAAGVAVPVGIKPDFQTNIEVFDARGGVHTVTVAALRSADNVWEVEMYVDPPTDIVPTVGTTGQIAAGTVTFNGDGTLNVPGTTASLLAAVNVPWSGGANAGSLTFDLGTNGLSDGLTQFAGESTIISSSANGATFGNVIGVNIDKDGIVSALFSNGLAKNVYQLPISTFQNPDGLTRRQGNSYTVSDQSGSSILKYAGVGGAGFVAPQTLEASTVDLAGEFTNLITIQRAFSASTKIITTADEMLTELNNIKR
- a CDS encoding DUF1153 domain-containing protein, which gives rise to MSRIQNVSAAPVLGPTGEPLTLEDLPPPNTKRWVVRRKAEVVAAVRGGLLSLEDACKKYTLSVEEFLSWQRAIDKDGLLGLRVTRVQDYRDNSLSGYDN
- the fliF gene encoding flagellar basal-body MS-ring/collar protein FliF produces the protein MNGLAEFFKTLGPARLAAMATVAAITIGFFIFLSIRLSTPTMSLLFSGLDLSDSSKIVQTLEAQAIPYELVGDGSTILVPDDQVNRIRIAVAEQGLTSGGSVGNEIFDRGDSLGATSFVQNINRLRALEGELARTIQSIDKVTSARIHLVMPERRLFSNENREATASIFIKTSSGRLPRNQIMAIQNLVAAAVPDLQPERISIVDQKGSLLARGSSEDVTSLLALSLEEKKISMESRLRGQIETLLEKTVGLGNVRAEVSAELDLNRITSNTEEYDPDSQVARSENTSEQISTNQENAEAESVSVANNLPDQTETQQEPGVKSQTNDSTTTSTVNYEISKTIRTQIHEAGTIKKISVAVLVDGTYQDAGDGSAPAYQARSQADLDNLKQLVESTIGFDAERGDTVDIVNMQFAAVDYGEAAAEESLFDFSKADIMRFIELGGLMLIGILVIFFALRPLIKFLTAPPVTYVPNPALEGGAQGQLPPGQAQQQAALSAPANEPISLLDDDGKQLPSREVAKRAGIDSAIDVAAVEGKIQATALKKVGELVERHPEESVAVVRGWLYG